One genomic window of Solanum dulcamara chromosome 12, daSolDulc1.2, whole genome shotgun sequence includes the following:
- the LOC129877227 gene encoding HVA22-like protein k, with product MDPEVGLRLLFSPLASNIVVRTACCSVGVVLPVYSTFKAIEGRDENEQKKWLLYWAAYGSFSVVELFTDKFLCWFPLYYHMKFAFLVWLELPTTDGARQMYMTHLRPFLLKHETRLDQVVGFFYGQMSKFVSVHQAEIKFVRALLMRTFVSAKQFASGFIHPERRHMSGAIEGRRQQFDTSDSEDEE from the exons ATGGATCCCGag GTTGGATTGCGACTACTTTTTTCTCCACTGGCTTCTAATATTGTTGTGCGGACAGCATG CTGTTCTGTGGGGGTTGTTTTACCTGTTTATTCCACATTTAAGGCAATTGAGGGAAGAGATGAAAATGAGCAGAAAAAGTGGCTACTGTATTGGGCAG CTTATGGGTCTTTCAGTGTTGTTGAGTTATTCACTGATAAGTTTCTCTGTTG GTTTCCACTGTATTACCACATGAAGTTTGCATTTCTTGTTTGGCTTGAACTCCCTACTACTGAT GGGGCAAGGCAAATGTATATGACTCACCTTCGTCCTTTCCTCTTGAAGCATGAGACCAGGCTGGACCAAGTAGTTGGATTTTTTTATGGTCAAATG TCCAAGTTTGTTAGTGTGCATCAAGCTGAAATCAAGTTTGTGAGGGCACTTCTGATGAGGACCTTTGTATCAG CAAAACAGTTTGCTTCGGGTTTTATTCACCCTGAGCGAAGGCACATGAGTGGTGCAATTGAAGGACGAAGACAGCAATTTGACACTTCTGATTCTGAAGATGAAGAATGA